Below is a window of Malus domestica chromosome 13, GDT2T_hap1 DNA.
GAGGGGGAGTGTTTGAAACGGAGAGAATTTTATTCAACAATACGCACAGCACCTACGTGATGTACGATGATATTATAAATATCATTTGAAATGCAAGTGatattataaatataatttaCACTAgctgcatgatgtacgatgaacgaatgtgattAGAGGATCCTCGGAATCCTCACTCCACAAAATACGCACAGCACCTACATTTAGGGTGTCAAGTGGAACCATGTAAGCACCAACGCCAGTGTCTGATTCCTAACAATGCCCATGCACTTGTGTATTTCTCCGTAAACCGAAGGGTTCTGCGGACAGAATGGCTGCAAGCTAGTCACGGCTTCGTCTAATACTTGGGCGACCTCGGCCGGTGGAAACTGCCGTGCTGTACAAGTCTGCATTTCGGGTGagaaaaaccaaaagcaaaggTTATAAACAGGTGAATCCCTCATTTTATAAACTTGATTGCTTGAAGAAAATGGGGAATTTCAGATACGCGAGAGAAAAGCGTTGATTGTAATCCCTCATTTTCTTAATTACTCAAGTTTATGAATGGATTGAACTAACATAAGAAATTAACCAATTACCTGAATCATCAAATTTATGTTGTCAGAGTAGCAATGGACATTTACTCACTGCAATCATACTTCTGCATAGCTGCATCAACCATTTTGCGGGCTTTTGCTCTTGAACTTTCAACAATATCACACACATGACCTGCCGATTCTTGGGCATGACAAGAATACCCAGAAGAGCTTGAATTGCCACCAGGGTCTCCTAAACTTTCCACGGGCTTCGCCAAGCTAACTGCTAACTGCGGGACTCACTCTGTATGTGTTGCATTGTCTTAAGCAAAAAAGAGCAGAAGAAACCTGCGCATGAAAGGCAATCAGCTTGCTTATAGTTGCAATCAAATACCAACATGATTAGATGCTGATACCTGGTCATTGACTTGACTCCAACTGTAATTTCAAGGCCCTGAATGTATCAGATACTCCAAGAAGTGCACTCATTGTTTTGGCAGCTGGAAACCACAACTAACCTGTGTCTGCTTTGATGATTTGATGCTATGATGAGTCGATGGCTGGATATAACAGGGAACAGCGCTCTCCACATGGTCTCAAGAGGCAACCTTATACCCTTCAGTCTTTCCTTCTTTCAGGTGTTCATTAATCTTGAGCTCCTTTAGGTTCTCAATATATTTGTTGACATTGACATTGTGCTTTGTGAAAGAAGCAGGTAAATTCTCCACTGGATTCAATGGCATGCAATCGATATCTTGTCATGAAATATGTTACACCATACCATTAAAAGGAACGGGAACTGAAAAGGTGTACGTTATCATACACATGACATTGAAGACATCATTCAATCATTATAAATATGTAATATTTCCAAAGATATGTGAGGGGGGTACTTACCATCATATGTTCAACACCTAGTTCAGGCTGGTCAAACTGAACACTGACACCTACAATGGTCGACGGTTAGTACAATTCCGTTGTGGATCTCTCTTGTCCTGGGATGAAAGGCAATGACATGCTGTTCTACTGATAAAGGACGAGCTAAGTCAGTTGGAAGTTCTTCCCTCGTTCCAGCATTAAGTTCAGCATAATGTGTTCTAACAGATTCCCGGTACTGATTAagcttctctttttcttccttcagAAACTGCTCAGAAAATCTCCGCGGTCTGCCAAGGGAACTGCATCAACGAGCACCAGCAAAAATTTGGCAGAACTTTATTAAAAAATTCTCCAAAAGGCAATGTCATTTTCGATTCAAAAGTAGCCCCTAAAAAAGAGAAGTTCCAATCAAAGAGGAAGGTCAGGGACATTTACCTCCGTATGACACCCCATTCAACACGAGTTAATCTTGGAACATGACCTAATCCAACATGATTCAAGTACTCCACAAACTCCCTTGTAGCAAGCCATGGGTAATCAATTGCACTGTAAAACCATTCAAAAGCACACCATCTTTGCACTTGATACCGAGACAAGCAATTAGAAGGTTTTTCCTGAAAATGTAAACATACACCTATAAATGaaacaaaatagaatgaaaaataTCTAGGTGGCAATATAAATGACACGCCACACCGTAACCTTAATATTTAGTTCTCTGTTACGAAATGAAGGAACCAGTTTGTCAGGCTGTTCATCTACAATACCCTCAGTAGACCTTCTATCCTTCTCCATTGATGATTTTTGCATGTCTAGCTCAGCAGAAGAAAATGCATTCCGTGGAGGATTCACCAATTTCCCTTGCCTTGGGTGTGTAATATAATGAGAAGGCTGTTTACCTTTATTCATAGACTTATTCACCTCAACTGTAGCCTGAAATCAAGTGTAAATACCAAAATTTAATAGAAATTAAAGGCacgtgaaaattaaaaagactaATCCACATTGTAACTAGCATAAGAAATGACATGATAAAATGGAAATTATATTTTTGATCTTAAAGTCTTCTGAACTTCCAAAATAGCAATCTAAGAAgaaaagggggagagagagagtccgaATGAAAAGGCAGCACGCCTCAATCTGTTGATTGTCACTCCAATGACAGTCTGTTTGAGCGTCATTATATACCTGCCATTAATGTCACAAATGTTCATCAATTTAAGCCAAAACAAGATGGACCATATTAAGCACGTCGAGTAAAGAAAAACTAAGCGAATTTTTAGGGGAAGTGATACTTGTCCTTACTTTAAACGGAAACagttgttttcttctttgcagTCCGGTGTTAGACTGATGACCTCCCTCTTTAAGGTTACCCGGTTTAGATGTTTTCAAAGCAGTGTGTTCAACCCCAGGAATTGAGCGACTCCTTTTTGTTTTAGACTCGTTAGCAATACAAATATCTTCTTCCCAGACATATGCAGAAGACTCTAAACACAGAACCAACAAAAAATGATTGTCGAGTCAAATACAATCAGTTAGCAGTTTAAgagtgtttataccatatttagggcctcgtatttagaccttgtataaatactcgggggacttaaatataattatgtaataaagaagaggcaaatatgtaattaggggaggagcccttattctataaaagggcctcctcaccctcacaaaccctaagtctctcctcacccctctcaaagctttcactctcagagctctctcttcctcacttctcagagaaatataatacaatcagtgtggacgtagcccaaaccttggggtgaaccacgatacatcttgtgttatttacatttcatgcagattcacggtcggatttacgttgttccaagacctccgattttgtgcatcaacatttggcgccgtctgtgggaatcgatacgaaaagttgtgtcggttctctttttattttttcacctccgccgtgaatatGCAGAAACTCAATAACCATGCAATCAGAGAACCAAATCATGAAGCCACCACTAAGATTGAAACTGTTGCTAGTGTTCTCATCAATAGTTTTGATGTCGTACAAGTGTCAGGCATGAGCTACCAACCTCCAAGAATCGGGCAGGAGCTACCATGTCAGGCAGGAGCTACCAATCTCTCTCtagactctttctctctaaccaACAAGAGATCCGACAGACAGAGGCCCATGTTCAAGGTGATCAACATTCCAGCCCACGCTATGAGACCCACAAAAACCTGAGCACCGGTCCATCGCACCAGCTCCGCGGCTCAGGCCCCTTCAACGGGAAGTCCTCATTCGCCTTCCCTGTGACCCGCAAGGCCAACAACGACGCCAAAGAATATCACATACCATTTTTTGGTGAGTCAATGAGATACACTGGAAAGTTCAGCTCCACCACTCTAATCTTGTAAAGCCGCCACCTTTGCCGCTCATCACCACCTCATCGACAACCCAAACCGAACCGTTACTGAAGAGGTCCACACCATATTCATCACTGGTTTTCCAGAGGATGTGAAAGAGAGAGACCAGAATCTGCAGATGCACAGGAATTTCAGAGATGGGAGTTCAGCGACGTTATTTCCCACACGCTACCGCCTTCAACCTCCACACGACGCCACTAGTCAGCAATCATGTGCGTCTGTCGCGCTTTTGTGTCTATGACTGTTTAAGGCGAGATCAGTCCAGGGGTGTGCGTTGGGGGCCTCTGATATGTCGGTTGCCATCTGGCGTCTGTGATGGGAAGGACACATACCTCGCGAGAAGACAGTGCCTTCTCAAACCATACTTTCCTCGTCAGTCTTACAGACCCCCCGCGTGAACGATACAGACGATCTCGCATCCATCGTATCCCTTGTTTTCTCCCACCATCCTCATTTGACCACTGGTCCAACCTCTGTcacacactctttctctctctctttctctctcaatgGATGCTGATTCTTCGGAAAAGTCATCATCCTTGAGCTTACCTCTAATCCTTGGTAAGGAGCAACATGAGCAAGCTGGAAGCAAGGGACTTTTAAGCACCTAGCAGTGGCG
It encodes the following:
- the LOC139190796 gene encoding protein ALWAYS EARLY 3-like, which gives rise to MLMPLMCLESVSGIRPHAVKKRTPRVPVAYSSDKDNSRKYISPARLGLKPSADTKNDDVAHEIALALTEASHRGDSPLVSWKSKRKAKGTPPTVTNREMMCAEPEMTTTKRRASVMDEGGYELSFGSTEPDNEYFDRDQRTESSAYVWEEDICIANESKTKRSRSIPGVEHTALKTSKPGNLKEGGHQSNTGLQRRKQLFPFKATVEVNKSMNKGKQPSHYITHPRQGKLVNPPRNAFSSAELDMQKSSMEKDRRSTEGIVDEQPDKLVPSFRNRELNIKVTEKPSNCLSRYQVQRWCAFEWFYSAIDYPWLATREFVEYLNHVGLGHVPRLTRVEWGVIRSSLGRPRRFSEQFLKEEKEKLNQYRESVRTHYAELNAGTREELPTDLARPLSVEQHVIAFHPRTREIHNGIVLTVDHYIDCMPLNPVENLPASFTKHNVNVNKYIENLKELKINEHLKEGKTEGYKLAVSLAKPVESLGDPGGNSSSSGYSCHAQESAGHVCDIVESSRAKARKMVDAAMQKYDCSE